From a single Paenibacillus sp. FSL W8-0426 genomic region:
- the urtE gene encoding urea ABC transporter ATP-binding subunit UrtE: MLSLQRIESGYGESNVLRGVNLEVRPGQVVCLMGRNGVGKTTLMKTLMGLLKTRKGNILWQGRDVTSLDSAKRAKAGIGYVPQGRDIFPQLTVRENLLLGLESAPGRRKEFPEDVLAMFPVLETMYGRQGGDLSGGQQQQLAFARALASRPGLLLLDEPTEGIQPSIVEDIRQAILGIREKGDISVLLVEQSIDFVRGAADYIYVMDKGMIALQGSPNELDMSQFEHHLSV, from the coding sequence ATGCTGTCTCTGCAACGCATTGAATCCGGCTATGGCGAGTCGAATGTATTGCGAGGGGTGAATCTTGAGGTTCGACCCGGACAGGTCGTGTGTCTCATGGGGCGGAACGGGGTGGGCAAAACCACGCTGATGAAAACGTTGATGGGCTTGCTCAAAACGCGGAAGGGCAATATCCTTTGGCAAGGGAGGGACGTGACCTCTTTGGATTCTGCGAAAAGGGCGAAGGCTGGCATCGGCTATGTGCCTCAGGGGCGCGACATTTTTCCGCAATTGACCGTTAGGGAGAATCTGCTGCTGGGGCTTGAATCGGCCCCTGGCAGAAGGAAGGAGTTCCCGGAAGATGTACTGGCCATGTTTCCTGTGCTGGAAACGATGTATGGCCGCCAGGGCGGCGACCTGAGTGGAGGCCAGCAGCAGCAATTGGCATTCGCCAGAGCGTTGGCATCCAGGCCGGGCTTGCTGCTGTTGGATGAACCGACCGAAGGCATTCAGCCTTCCATTGTGGAAGATATCCGCCAGGCTATACTGGGGATCAGGGAGAAAGGTGACATATCCGTGTTGTTGGTCGAACAGAGCATCGACTTTGTCCGAGGCGCCGCGGATTATATTTACGTCATGGACAAAGGCATGATTGCGCTGCAGGGTTCTCCGAACGAGCTGGATATGTCCCAATTCGAGCACCATCTGTCGGTATAG
- a CDS encoding HAD family hydrolase, producing MPDIGGIKWLFFDVGDTLVDEWEPVDDIIGQFVREARMLGYHVNIEKVREIFVECYSKYEQWPMRVAIRTLIDHEEHRARIQEKLKFRKELEHPFAAAERVLHALSGRYRIGIIANQSLGTEERLERYGLRKYVDVLACSAEEGVSKPDPGLYAVALKQAECEPDEAVMIGDRIDNDIVPASKLGMRTVRILQGYGRFQPERSADEQPDWTVESLEQLLPLFLPGED from the coding sequence GTGCCGGATATTGGTGGTATCAAATGGTTGTTTTTTGATGTTGGGGATACGTTGGTGGATGAGTGGGAGCCGGTGGACGACATCATCGGCCAGTTTGTGCGGGAAGCCCGAATGCTCGGGTATCATGTGAACATCGAAAAGGTGCGCGAGATCTTTGTCGAATGTTACAGCAAGTACGAGCAGTGGCCGATGCGGGTAGCTATTCGTACCTTGATCGATCATGAGGAGCACCGGGCACGGATTCAGGAAAAACTGAAGTTCCGGAAGGAGCTTGAGCATCCTTTTGCTGCTGCGGAGCGTGTGCTGCATGCGTTATCCGGCCGTTATCGGATCGGCATCATTGCCAATCAAAGCCTGGGCACGGAAGAGCGGCTTGAAAGGTATGGCTTGCGCAAATACGTGGACGTCCTGGCATGCTCGGCAGAAGAGGGCGTATCCAAACCGGATCCCGGATTATACGCGGTAGCGTTGAAGCAGGCGGAATGCGAGCCTGATGAGGCTGTTATGATTGGGGACCGAATCGATAACGACATCGTTCCGGCAAGCAAACTGGGCATGCGCACTGTACGCATATTGCAAGGTTACGGAAGGTTTCAGCCTGAACGCTCGGCGGACGAGCAGCCGGACTGGACGGTTGAATCGCTGGAGCAGCTGCTGCCGCTGTTTTTGCCTGGCGAGGATTAG
- a CDS encoding glutathione peroxidase yields MSIYDYKVNTLRGQEVEMSQYRNKVLLIVNTASKCGLTPQYEGLQKLYDKFQNSDFEVLGFPSNQFAQEKGSSDDIAEFCQMNYGVSFPMFEKIDVNGSSAHPLFQHLTKEAPGLLGSKAIKWNFTKFLVDRDGRVLKRYAPQTTPDQIEADIAELLHQ; encoded by the coding sequence ATGTCCATCTACGATTACAAAGTGAACACGCTTCGTGGCCAGGAAGTCGAAATGTCCCAATACCGCAACAAGGTCCTGCTGATCGTCAACACTGCGAGCAAATGCGGCCTAACCCCGCAATACGAAGGCTTGCAAAAGCTGTATGACAAGTTCCAGAACAGCGATTTCGAAGTATTGGGGTTTCCAAGCAACCAGTTCGCTCAGGAAAAGGGCTCTTCCGACGACATCGCCGAATTTTGCCAGATGAACTATGGCGTCAGCTTCCCGATGTTCGAGAAGATCGACGTGAACGGCAGCAGCGCCCACCCTCTTTTTCAGCATTTGACCAAGGAAGCGCCAGGCCTGCTAGGTTCGAAGGCCATCAAATGGAATTTCACTAAATTTCTGGTCGACCGGGACGGCCGCGTGCTCAAACGTTATGCTCCCCAAACGACGCCTGATCAGATTGAAGCCGATATTGCGGAGCTGCTGCATCAATAA
- a CDS encoding Nramp family divalent metal transporter produces MPSLGEAHSSMRVPKNAAWWKKFLAFVGPGYMVAVGYMDPGNWATDISGGSQFGYTLLSVILISNLMAVVLQALAGKLGIVTGRDLAQACRERFSMPVVIMLWLLCELAIAATDLAEVIGSAIALKLLFNIPMLYGVIITAVDVLLVLLLQNKGFRALETLVIVLMATIALCFGIDLFLAKPDMGGVLHGFVPSAEILQNPAMLYIAIGIIGATVMPHNLYLHSSIVQTRQIEQTSRGKREAIRYSTMDSTIALTLALFINAAILIVSAAVFHSAGMTQVAEIADAYHLLTPLLGTTIASVLFGVALLASGQNSTLTGTLSGQIVMEGFLNIRIPAWLRRLVTRLIAIIPAVIVTAIAGEHGTEELLILSQVILSLQLPFAVIPLVMFTSDKKSMGEFANKPWLKIASWFIAGIIVVLNVYLIIQTFALL; encoded by the coding sequence ATGCCTTCCCTCGGGGAAGCCCATAGTTCCATGAGAGTGCCCAAAAACGCGGCCTGGTGGAAAAAATTCCTCGCCTTCGTCGGCCCGGGTTACATGGTTGCCGTCGGATATATGGACCCCGGCAACTGGGCGACCGACATATCGGGAGGCTCGCAATTCGGGTATACGCTCCTGTCGGTAATCCTCATTTCGAATCTGATGGCCGTTGTGCTGCAAGCACTCGCAGGCAAACTCGGCATCGTTACCGGACGCGACCTTGCCCAAGCTTGCCGCGAACGGTTCAGCATGCCTGTAGTCATCATGCTGTGGTTGTTATGCGAACTCGCGATCGCTGCAACCGATCTCGCCGAAGTGATCGGGTCGGCCATCGCCCTGAAACTGTTGTTTAACATTCCAATGCTGTATGGCGTCATCATTACCGCAGTGGACGTGCTGCTGGTCCTGCTTTTGCAAAACAAAGGTTTTCGGGCCCTTGAAACGCTCGTCATCGTGCTGATGGCCACCATTGCCCTCTGTTTCGGCATCGATCTGTTTCTCGCCAAACCGGACATGGGCGGAGTGCTGCACGGCTTTGTACCCAGCGCGGAAATTTTGCAAAACCCAGCCATGTTATACATCGCGATCGGCATCATCGGGGCTACCGTTATGCCCCATAACCTGTATCTGCATTCGTCCATCGTACAGACCCGCCAGATCGAGCAGACATCCCGTGGCAAAAGAGAAGCAATCCGTTACTCCACCATGGATTCCACGATCGCTTTGACGCTGGCCCTGTTCATCAATGCCGCCATTTTGATCGTGTCGGCGGCCGTTTTCCACAGTGCAGGCATGACGCAGGTCGCCGAAATCGCCGATGCCTATCACCTGCTGACGCCGCTGCTGGGCACAACGATCGCAAGCGTTCTGTTCGGCGTTGCCCTGCTTGCTTCCGGCCAGAATTCCACGCTGACAGGAACCCTGTCCGGACAGATCGTCATGGAAGGTTTCCTGAACATCCGGATTCCCGCCTGGCTGCGCAGGCTGGTTACACGGCTTATTGCCATCATCCCGGCCGTCATCGTTACCGCCATTGCCGGCGAACACGGTACCGAGGAACTGCTCATTCTGAGCCAGGTCATTTTGTCTTTGCAGCTGCCGTTTGCCGTCATCCCGCTGGTCATGTTTACGAGCGATAAAAAAAGCATGGGCGAGTTTGCCAACAAACCATGGCTGAAAATAGCATCCTGGTTTATTGCTGGTATCATCGTCGTCCTGAACGTGTACCTCATTATCCAGACTTTCGCACTCCTCTAA
- a CDS encoding zinc ribbon domain-containing protein — protein MSIEEMIERRFVCSKCRGTDCDIKEVSMSGAGLSKVFDIQHNHYLFVSCSSCGYVEVFDPSVLKGKKQGQVGTILDILFGG, from the coding sequence ATGAGTATTGAAGAAATGATTGAGCGCCGGTTCGTATGTTCGAAATGTCGGGGGACGGATTGCGACATCAAGGAAGTGTCCATGTCGGGAGCAGGACTCAGCAAAGTGTTCGATATCCAGCACAACCATTATTTGTTCGTCTCTTGTTCTTCCTGCGGTTATGTCGAGGTGTTTGACCCAAGCGTGTTGAAAGGCAAAAAGCAAGGCCAGGTCGGGACGATTCTGGATATTTTGTTCGGGGGTTAA
- a CDS encoding organic hydroperoxide resistance protein: MQALYTATATVKGGRTGSVASLDGVLKHELAMPKELGGSGGEGTNPEQLFAAGYGACYESALANVARKAGVKLGDVVVTSNVSIGKDPEDDGFKLAVRLDVNMEGIERSQAEELARKAHEFCPYSKATRGNIDVVLNVV; encoded by the coding sequence ATGCAGGCTTTATATACGGCAACGGCAACAGTTAAAGGCGGACGCACGGGTTCGGTAGCTTCTTTGGACGGAGTGCTCAAACATGAGCTCGCCATGCCTAAGGAATTGGGCGGATCAGGCGGTGAAGGTACGAATCCGGAGCAGTTGTTTGCAGCAGGTTACGGAGCCTGTTACGAGAGTGCGCTGGCCAATGTGGCCCGTAAGGCAGGAGTGAAGCTTGGGGACGTCGTCGTCACCAGCAACGTTTCGATCGGCAAAGACCCGGAAGACGACGGTTTCAAGCTGGCGGTCCGACTCGACGTCAATATGGAAGGAATCGAACGCAGCCAAGCGGAGGAGCTGGCTCGCAAAGCGCATGAATTTTGTCCGTATTCCAAGGCGACCCGGGGCAATATCGACGTTGTGTTGAACGTGGTATAA
- a CDS encoding urease accessory UreF family protein gives MNRGNKLLDYVKLLDSSIQVGGFTHFFGMDTHIQDGNIRNAADLESFMRCQMHPSITRLEGMAIKGIYSAADQNDTWRLALIDKLVHVQRTPANQREQASSMGKRLIKLAHALHPWIDFSPLEDTLAKYESVGCLSTVHAWVNHHLGIPVEDAVQGYLHSAMSACITEAARTLALDGDASQQLSARLAADLDQEWALVSASSTDGLSPSVPTSIKSLFPSFHMLGAGLHAFRA, from the coding sequence GTGAACCGAGGAAATAAGCTGCTCGATTATGTCAAACTGCTTGATTCCTCTATCCAGGTCGGAGGCTTCACCCATTTCTTCGGCATGGATACGCACATCCAGGATGGGAACATTCGCAATGCTGCTGATCTCGAATCGTTCATGCGTTGTCAGATGCATCCCAGCATCACCCGCCTTGAAGGGATGGCCATCAAAGGCATCTATAGTGCCGCCGACCAAAACGACACCTGGCGGCTGGCACTAATCGACAAACTCGTACATGTACAGCGCACCCCTGCCAACCAACGAGAGCAAGCGAGCTCCATGGGCAAAAGGCTGATCAAACTCGCACACGCCCTCCATCCATGGATTGATTTTTCTCCGCTTGAAGACACTTTAGCCAAATACGAATCCGTCGGCTGCCTCTCGACAGTCCACGCATGGGTCAATCACCACCTCGGCATTCCCGTCGAGGACGCTGTACAAGGTTATCTCCACTCAGCCATGAGCGCGTGCATAACCGAAGCCGCCAGAACTCTTGCCCTGGACGGCGATGCAAGCCAACAACTGTCTGCACGCCTGGCCGCAGACCTTGACCAGGAATGGGCACTGGTCAGCGCTTCCTCTACCGATGGACTTTCCCCTTCCGTCCCGACGTCCATCAAATCGCTTTTCCCCAGCTTCCACATGCTTGGAGCAGGCCTCCACGCTTTCAGGGCATAA
- the urtC gene encoding urea ABC transporter permease subunit UrtC codes for MQVLLKSGNAKMKIVWAVALLLMCLAPLISTEFRLSLLAKFLALAILAIGLDLIWGYGGVLSLGHGVFFGLGGYAMAMHLKLQASGTSLPDFMGWSGLRELPWFWEPFRSFPAAVALGILLPALLAFVLGWFTFRNRISGVYFTILTQALVLITVTLFVGKQEWTGGTNGITGFYSIFGFALHSPGTTIVLYYVTLAVLVLAYVLCRRVVNSRFGQVLEAARDGENRVRFLGYDPAGYKTLSFVLSGALAGIAGMLFVLQVGIISPSMMGIVPSIEMVLWVALGGRGTLIGAVIGAVVLNAAKTGISEAYPEGWLFVLGGLFVTVVLFMPNGLVGVYRRLARMMKRRGEVAHVPVSQEKPEVY; via the coding sequence ATGCAGGTACTTCTCAAGTCAGGCAACGCGAAAATGAAGATCGTCTGGGCGGTCGCATTGCTCCTGATGTGTCTTGCACCGCTCATTTCAACCGAATTTCGGCTTAGCCTGCTGGCTAAGTTTCTTGCGCTCGCCATTTTGGCCATAGGGCTTGACCTGATCTGGGGATATGGCGGAGTGTTAAGTCTGGGGCATGGGGTGTTTTTCGGGCTTGGCGGATACGCGATGGCCATGCACCTTAAACTTCAGGCGAGCGGCACGTCGCTGCCTGACTTCATGGGGTGGAGCGGGCTGCGCGAGCTGCCTTGGTTTTGGGAACCGTTCCGGTCATTTCCGGCGGCGGTTGCGCTAGGGATTTTGCTCCCGGCCTTGCTTGCCTTTGTGCTCGGCTGGTTCACGTTTCGCAACCGGATTTCGGGTGTCTATTTTACGATTCTTACTCAAGCGCTGGTATTGATCACGGTTACTCTTTTTGTGGGCAAACAGGAGTGGACGGGAGGCACGAACGGCATTACCGGATTTTACTCGATCTTTGGGTTTGCGCTGCACTCGCCAGGAACGACGATCGTGTTGTATTATGTCACGCTTGCGGTGCTGGTGCTGGCCTACGTGCTTTGCAGGCGCGTGGTCAACAGCCGTTTTGGCCAAGTGCTGGAGGCGGCGAGGGACGGAGAGAACCGGGTGCGTTTTTTGGGATACGATCCCGCGGGTTACAAGACATTATCCTTTGTGTTGTCAGGGGCACTGGCAGGCATCGCCGGAATGCTGTTTGTGCTTCAGGTAGGCATTATCTCGCCTTCCATGATGGGCATTGTTCCTTCCATTGAAATGGTGCTATGGGTAGCTCTTGGCGGACGGGGGACGCTGATCGGAGCCGTTATCGGGGCAGTGGTGCTGAATGCGGCCAAAACCGGGATCAGCGAGGCTTATCCGGAAGGTTGGTTATTTGTTCTCGGTGGATTATTCGTCACTGTTGTTCTGTTCATGCCGAATGGGTTGGTGGGCGTATATCGCCGCCTGGCCCGAATGATGAAGCGGAGAGGAGAGGTTGCTCATGTCCCTGTCAGTCAGGAAAAGCCGGAAGTCTATTGA
- the urtD gene encoding urea ABC transporter ATP-binding protein UrtD: MSLSVRKSRKSIEPAAVLEAKDVTVAFGGFVAVNGMNLKLHEQDLHFLIGPNGAGKTTMLDVICGKTKPVSGGVTMHDGTELTRLKEHQIVRKGVGRKFQAPSVFAGLTVQENLALAAEVRRSPLQALGIRRHGKMKPAMERVILQVGLQDRVHARAGALSHGEKQWLEIGMLLLQEPRVLLLDEPVAGMTDEETDKTGQLLRGIARERSVVVVEHDMEFVRNYAAKVTVMHEGKLLKEGTMEEVQADPIVAEVYLGKRRDEHAVSATH; the protein is encoded by the coding sequence ATGTCCCTGTCAGTCAGGAAAAGCCGGAAGTCTATTGAACCGGCAGCCGTGCTGGAAGCCAAAGATGTCACCGTTGCGTTTGGAGGTTTCGTGGCGGTTAACGGCATGAATTTGAAGCTGCATGAGCAGGATTTGCATTTCTTGATCGGACCGAACGGGGCGGGCAAAACGACGATGCTTGATGTCATCTGCGGCAAAACCAAGCCGGTTTCCGGAGGTGTCACCATGCATGACGGTACGGAATTGACGCGGTTGAAAGAACATCAGATCGTCCGCAAAGGCGTCGGACGCAAATTCCAAGCACCGTCCGTTTTCGCGGGGTTGACGGTTCAGGAAAATCTGGCGCTGGCGGCTGAAGTGCGTCGTTCACCGTTACAGGCTTTGGGGATTCGGCGCCATGGGAAGATGAAACCGGCGATGGAACGAGTCATCTTGCAGGTAGGGCTGCAGGATCGTGTCCATGCCCGTGCCGGAGCGCTGTCCCACGGAGAAAAGCAATGGCTGGAAATTGGCATGTTATTGCTGCAGGAGCCTCGGGTGTTGTTGTTGGATGAGCCTGTTGCCGGCATGACGGATGAAGAAACGGATAAAACGGGTCAACTTCTGAGGGGGATTGCACGCGAGCGTTCAGTGGTCGTGGTCGAGCATGACATGGAGTTTGTGCGGAATTATGCGGCGAAGGTGACGGTCATGCATGAAGGCAAGCTGCTCAAGGAAGGCACGATGGAAGAGGTGCAGGCAGACCCGATCGTGGCTGAAGTCTACCTGGGCAAAAGGAGGGATGAGCATGCTGTCTCTGCAACGCATTGA
- a CDS encoding XRE family transcriptional regulator, with amino-acid sequence MNKKKPVTPFGWAIKRRLTELQMDQKTFCEIHGIPPYRLSNLIHGTRKATRFRHQVADILQIPDELR; translated from the coding sequence TTGAACAAAAAGAAACCGGTGACGCCGTTTGGTTGGGCAATTAAACGAAGGCTGACCGAACTGCAAATGGATCAGAAAACATTTTGCGAAATACACGGTATCCCGCCATACCGCCTGTCCAATCTCATTCACGGAACGCGAAAAGCAACCCGATTCCGCCATCAGGTCGCAGACATTTTGCAAATTCCGGACGAGCTGCGCTGA
- the urtB gene encoding urea ABC transporter permease subunit UrtB — protein MDMFILQLFNGLSVSSILLLIALGLAVTFGLMNVINMAHGELIMIGAYATYVTQNLFVSYAPAGWFEAYFIVALPLAFGAAAFVGWLLEAVLIRHLYGRPLDSLLATWGVGMMLQQLARTIFGAPNVGVSSPSWLNGGWVVSEGIVFPYKRLFIIALVIVVLLCMYLYIYHTSSGRRMRAVMQNRSMAGCLGISTRRVDGLTFAIGSGIAGVAGCALTLIGPIGPSLGTYYIVDAFMVVVLGGVGKLVGTVLGALGIGVFNTLFETYTSASIGKVLVFACIVAFLQWKPRGFVAVRTRSLD, from the coding sequence ATGGATATGTTTATTTTGCAACTGTTCAACGGCCTGAGCGTGAGTTCGATCCTGCTGTTGATTGCGCTCGGGCTGGCGGTTACATTCGGGCTCATGAACGTCATTAACATGGCGCATGGCGAATTGATCATGATTGGTGCCTACGCCACGTACGTGACGCAAAATTTGTTTGTGTCCTATGCCCCTGCAGGGTGGTTCGAGGCGTACTTTATCGTGGCACTGCCTTTGGCGTTCGGCGCTGCCGCCTTCGTCGGCTGGCTGCTTGAAGCGGTGCTGATTCGCCACTTGTACGGGCGGCCTCTGGATAGTTTGCTGGCGACCTGGGGCGTGGGCATGATGCTGCAGCAGCTTGCCCGAACGATTTTTGGAGCGCCTAATGTCGGGGTGTCAAGCCCATCCTGGCTGAATGGCGGGTGGGTTGTCTCGGAAGGTATCGTATTTCCGTACAAACGGCTGTTTATCATTGCGTTGGTGATCGTTGTGTTGCTCTGTATGTATCTTTATATTTACCACACTTCGTCGGGGCGGCGCATGAGAGCGGTGATGCAAAATCGAAGCATGGCGGGCTGCCTGGGCATATCGACCAGACGCGTGGATGGATTGACGTTCGCCATAGGCTCTGGAATTGCGGGCGTTGCAGGCTGCGCATTGACGCTGATCGGTCCGATCGGACCTTCGCTGGGCACCTATTACATCGTCGATGCTTTTATGGTCGTCGTGTTGGGCGGCGTGGGCAAATTGGTCGGCACCGTACTCGGCGCGCTGGGGATCGGGGTGTTCAATACGCTGTTCGAGACGTATACTTCGGCTTCGATCGGCAAAGTGCTTGTCTTTGCATGTATTGTTGCTTTCCTTCAATGGAAACCACGCGGCTTTGTTGCAGTGAGAACCCGGAGCTTGGATTGA
- a CDS encoding thiol-disulfide oxidoreductase DCC family protein has protein sequence MSEHESKKRQEHPIVLVDGVCHFCQGVTKWIIKRDPKGKYHFASLQSDVAKRLLEQGRLPVDRMDTFVLIEDGKYYTRSTAALKLAKGLKFPYPLLYGFVIIPRPLRDAVYGVIARNRYRWFGKDETCMLPSPDIKDRFL, from the coding sequence ATGTCCGAACATGAATCGAAAAAACGACAGGAGCATCCCATCGTGCTTGTGGACGGCGTATGCCACTTTTGTCAGGGAGTCACCAAATGGATCATCAAGCGCGACCCGAAAGGAAAGTACCATTTCGCCTCGCTTCAATCGGATGTGGCCAAAAGATTGCTTGAACAAGGAAGGCTTCCGGTCGATCGCATGGATACATTCGTGCTGATTGAAGACGGGAAGTATTACACGCGGTCTACTGCCGCGCTGAAGCTTGCCAAAGGCCTGAAGTTTCCTTACCCGCTGCTGTATGGATTCGTGATCATACCAAGGCCGCTGCGTGATGCGGTATATGGCGTCATTGCCCGCAATCGGTACCGCTGGTTCGGCAAGGATGAGACGTGCATGCTTCCTTCACCGGACATCAAGGATCGTTTTCTGTGA
- a CDS encoding DUF6612 family protein — MKKWTTVLIGAWMALSLAACGGQAGSNDASETAANNDPTSNNAAVNEQEAAVPTLDELIAKSSEASKTLKSFSSEASIEQNISVEAGEQSQEQQLTTSIKMDVIKDPLTAYQEMKVEMPGQEAQTIKQYFTNDGIYSQVGEQWVTIPEEQTQPLIEQMKASVNPEQELEQFKSITEDTKITAEGDNYVINATVSGDNVKELAKSVLEQNGADPQMQTMIDQMDITSMTMKYMVNQETYLPTGTDLNMVMNMEQEGQKMKMDMKMTSTYSNHNTVENIEVPQEVLDSAK, encoded by the coding sequence TTGAAGAAATGGACGACAGTACTTATCGGGGCATGGATGGCACTAAGCTTGGCTGCATGCGGAGGTCAGGCGGGAAGCAATGATGCATCAGAAACAGCGGCAAACAACGATCCAACGAGCAATAATGCCGCAGTAAATGAACAGGAAGCGGCGGTTCCTACGTTGGACGAATTGATTGCAAAATCGAGCGAAGCTTCGAAGACACTAAAGAGTTTTTCCTCCGAAGCAAGCATTGAGCAGAACATTAGCGTCGAAGCCGGCGAACAGAGCCAGGAGCAGCAGTTAACGACAAGCATCAAGATGGACGTCATCAAAGATCCATTGACAGCTTACCAGGAAATGAAAGTGGAAATGCCCGGTCAGGAAGCGCAGACCATCAAGCAGTATTTTACTAACGATGGCATCTATTCGCAGGTGGGCGAACAGTGGGTGACCATTCCGGAAGAGCAAACCCAGCCGCTGATCGAGCAAATGAAAGCAAGCGTCAATCCGGAACAGGAGCTGGAGCAGTTCAAATCGATCACGGAAGACACGAAAATTACGGCCGAGGGCGACAACTATGTCATCAACGCTACGGTGTCCGGGGACAATGTGAAGGAGCTGGCCAAATCGGTTCTGGAGCAAAACGGGGCAGACCCGCAAATGCAAACGATGATCGATCAAATGGACATCACCAGCATGACCATGAAATACATGGTCAACCAAGAAACATATTTGCCAACGGGAACAGACCTCAACATGGTCATGAACATGGAGCAAGAGGGTCAGAAGATGAAGATGGACATGAAAATGACCAGCACGTACAGCAACCACAACACCGTGGAGAACATCGAGGTTCCTCAGGAAGTGCTGGACAGCGCGAAGTAA
- the urtA gene encoding urea ABC transporter substrate-binding protein, with protein sequence MKKSSFKWWGMLLGMVIALTGCVEGGEPPQSAATSGTGEAVSADDTIKVGILHSLSGTMAISEVSVKDAEMLAIEEINAAGGVLGKQIEPVVEDGASDWPTFAEKAGKLLQQDKVAAVFGGWTSASRKAMLPVFEQNNGLLFYPVQYEGLESSPNIFYTGATTNQQIVPSVTWLLENRGKKFYLLGSDYVFPKTANQIIKAQLEAEGGEVVGEEYTPLGHTDYSTIISKIKAAQPDIVYNTLNGDSNVAFFKQWKDAGMTADKMTTLSVSVAEEEIRGIGADVLKGHLASWNYYQTTDTPENAAFVQKYKEKYGQDRVTADPIEAGYVAVYLWKAAVEKAGSTDVEKVREAAKGLEFDAPEGKVTVDGENQHIYKTVRIGEVQEDGQFKELWNSGDPVKPDPYLKTYEWGASLSSQ encoded by the coding sequence TTGAAAAAGAGTTCGTTCAAATGGTGGGGCATGTTGCTAGGGATGGTCATTGCTTTGACGGGATGTGTAGAAGGGGGAGAACCTCCGCAGTCGGCAGCGACCTCCGGAACAGGCGAAGCGGTATCCGCGGATGATACGATCAAAGTAGGCATTCTTCATTCTTTAAGCGGAACGATGGCGATCAGCGAGGTGTCGGTGAAGGATGCCGAGATGCTGGCCATCGAAGAAATCAATGCGGCAGGCGGCGTGCTTGGAAAGCAGATCGAGCCGGTCGTGGAAGATGGCGCTTCGGATTGGCCGACGTTTGCGGAGAAAGCCGGAAAGCTGCTGCAGCAGGATAAGGTGGCTGCCGTGTTCGGAGGGTGGACTTCCGCCAGTCGCAAGGCTATGCTTCCGGTATTTGAACAGAACAACGGCTTGCTGTTTTATCCCGTGCAATACGAAGGTTTGGAATCTTCCCCTAACATCTTTTATACGGGGGCCACAACCAATCAGCAGATCGTTCCTTCGGTTACGTGGTTGCTTGAGAACCGGGGCAAGAAGTTTTATCTGTTAGGCTCGGATTACGTATTCCCGAAAACGGCCAATCAAATCATTAAAGCCCAGCTTGAAGCCGAAGGCGGTGAAGTAGTGGGTGAGGAGTACACGCCGCTGGGGCACACCGACTACAGCACCATCATTAGCAAAATCAAAGCGGCACAACCTGACATTGTATATAACACGCTGAATGGCGATAGCAATGTGGCGTTCTTCAAACAATGGAAAGATGCCGGAATGACGGCCGACAAGATGACAACGTTGTCCGTGAGCGTGGCTGAAGAGGAAATTCGCGGCATCGGCGCGGATGTGCTGAAAGGTCACTTGGCGTCATGGAACTATTATCAAACGACCGATACGCCGGAAAATGCAGCGTTTGTGCAGAAATACAAAGAGAAGTACGGACAGGACCGGGTCACCGCCGATCCGATCGAAGCGGGTTACGTTGCCGTTTATTTGTGGAAAGCCGCCGTTGAAAAAGCCGGAAGTACGGATGTGGAGAAAGTCAGAGAAGCTGCCAAAGGGCTGGAATTCGATGCACCGGAAGGGAAAGTGACAGTGGATGGCGAGAATCAGCATATTTACAAAACAGTGCGCATCGGAGAAGTGCAGGAAGATGGACAGTTCAAGGAACTGTGGAATTCGGGCGATCCTGTCAAACCGGATCCTTACCTGAAAACGTATGAATGGGGAGCTTCGCTCAGCAGCCAATAA